One window from the genome of Rufibacter tibetensis encodes:
- the rluF gene encoding 23S rRNA pseudouridine(2604) synthase RluF, with protein MPTDNSIRLNKYISDSGFCSRREADNYIEEGRVTINGRDARKGATVKPGDKVAVDGEAIRSKKPNERPIYIAFNKPTGLTTTTDPKDKKNIIDFIGYPKRIFPIGRLDNASEGLIFLTNDGDIVNKILRADNNHEKEYVVMVDKPVTDEFIKKMSNGVQLFEGVTKKCFVQQQGHKVFRIVLTQGLNRQIRRMCEALGYKVEKLKRVRIMTVKLDDLPTGHWRYLTLEEIKSINELVADSSKTEDASSWGKEAARAARKAEEELPEEDDVREEFGVKVHRVAKPKRSSDEYDNPKAKAARRPAPDSGATRRVPKEYTPGRRPKSDETGFTEDGPSGGRPSKGPSQRKARPAAGKNMKTKSEHTSNKTDRSPKGSLPARNPKAASARKPKPGSDQKPTRTAGIRGKGRR; from the coding sequence CAGCGACTCGGGCTTCTGCTCGCGTCGTGAGGCCGACAATTACATAGAGGAAGGCCGCGTCACCATTAACGGCCGTGATGCCCGGAAAGGCGCCACCGTAAAGCCCGGTGACAAAGTAGCCGTGGACGGGGAAGCCATTAGGTCCAAAAAACCGAACGAAAGGCCCATCTACATTGCTTTTAACAAGCCTACCGGTCTTACCACCACCACTGACCCTAAAGACAAGAAGAACATCATTGACTTTATAGGCTACCCCAAGAGGATCTTCCCTATCGGGCGATTGGACAATGCCTCTGAAGGCCTCATCTTCCTGACGAACGATGGTGACATTGTTAATAAAATCCTGCGCGCTGACAATAACCACGAAAAGGAATACGTGGTGATGGTGGACAAACCCGTGACCGATGAGTTCATTAAGAAGATGAGCAACGGGGTACAATTGTTTGAGGGAGTCACCAAGAAATGCTTTGTGCAGCAGCAGGGCCACAAGGTATTCAGAATTGTGTTGACCCAAGGCCTGAACCGCCAGATCAGACGTATGTGCGAGGCCTTAGGCTACAAAGTAGAAAAACTGAAGCGTGTGCGCATCATGACGGTGAAGCTGGATGACCTGCCCACCGGTCACTGGCGCTATCTTACGTTAGAAGAGATCAAGTCTATCAATGAATTGGTAGCTGATTCTTCCAAAACCGAAGACGCCTCTTCATGGGGCAAAGAAGCTGCCCGCGCCGCCCGTAAAGCAGAAGAAGAATTGCCAGAAGAAGATGATGTGAGAGAAGAATTTGGCGTGAAGGTACACCGCGTAGCCAAACCTAAGCGATCTTCTGATGAGTACGATAATCCCAAAGCGAAAGCTGCCCGCAGACCCGCTCCAGATTCTGGTGCTACGCGCCGGGTTCCTAAAGAGTATACCCCCGGCAGAAGACCAAAAAGTGACGAAACCGGTTTCACAGAAGATGGTCCAAGTGGTGGTAGACCATCAAAAGGACCAAGTCAGCGCAAGGCCAGACCGGCGGCTGGTAAGAACATGAAAACCAAGTCTGAGCACACCTCCAATAAAACCGACCGGTCACCTAAAGGATCTCTGCCCGCCAGAAACCCGAAAGCGGCTTCGGCCAGAAAACCAAAGCCAGGCTCTGACCAAAAACCAACCAGAACCGCCGGAATCCGGGGCAAAGGACGTAGATAA
- a CDS encoding EcsC family protein yields the protein MTSSAYEEKILLELQEWKQLMQKEPSLLNHFTRDMQQKLNSYIPEKVHQAITAAIKQMIRAVLFGATHTTSKALPHATLEQKEAAVLDRISFYKKTAAAEGGITGAGGILLGLADFPLLLGIKLKMLFDIAALYGHPVDDYRERVYLLHIFQLAFSGQQQRREVYLQMVDWETQKLHLPQDIHQFDWRTFQQEYRDYIDLPKLVQLIPVIGAPVGAVVNYKLLQKLGTTAMNAYRMRWLEQRFIDMGNTTSGNPL from the coding sequence ATGACTTCCTCTGCCTACGAAGAAAAGATTCTCCTTGAATTACAGGAGTGGAAACAGTTGATGCAGAAAGAGCCGTCGCTTCTGAACCACTTTACCAGGGACATGCAGCAGAAGTTGAATAGCTACATACCAGAGAAAGTCCACCAGGCCATCACGGCTGCCATTAAACAGATGATCAGGGCAGTATTGTTTGGGGCGACGCATACTACCAGCAAAGCACTTCCGCACGCTACCCTGGAACAGAAAGAAGCCGCTGTACTGGACCGGATTTCCTTTTACAAGAAGACAGCTGCCGCGGAGGGAGGCATAACCGGGGCTGGTGGTATCTTGCTGGGTTTGGCAGATTTCCCGCTTTTGCTAGGAATTAAGCTCAAAATGCTGTTTGACATTGCGGCACTTTATGGACACCCTGTAGACGATTACCGCGAACGGGTGTACCTCCTGCACATTTTTCAACTAGCCTTTAGCGGACAGCAGCAACGCCGCGAGGTGTACCTTCAAATGGTAGATTGGGAAACTCAGAAACTGCACCTGCCCCAGGACATCCACCAGTTTGACTGGCGCACCTTTCAGCAAGAATACCGCGACTACATTGATCTCCCTAAATTGGTGCAACTGATTCCGGTGATTGGAGCCCCGGTAGGTGCAGTGGTCAATTACAAGCTGCTCCAGAAACTGGGCACCACCGCCATGAACGCCTACCGCATGCGCTGGCTGGAACAACGGTTTATTGACATGGGAAACACTACCAGTGGTAACCCACTTTAA